One stretch of Pseudomonas azotoformans DNA includes these proteins:
- a CDS encoding LysR family transcriptional regulator produces the protein MKNSIQHIQAFLTVARTGSFTKAANELHLSPSALTVQVQQLEDWLGVALLDRSPRHVSITVAGQEARGPMEKLLLDLDNIVSGSRDLAALRRGVVTIAALPSVCAGSLPPVLRLFRERFAGIEVRLHDLVAHRIHAQVRSGEVDFGVGVRARLSHGLEFVPVLNDRLCAFVPVDHPLTRHRRLTLEQLADQPIILTGRDSSVREQVDALFDQTRLTMNAGMEANYMSTVLALVRQGLGISVLPESAADSLAGLKRMPIDHPGVNREIGLITRSGMGLSPAAQRCFDLLNEQLNVGGGLPPIAECQSHIS, from the coding sequence ATGAAGAACAGTATCCAACACATTCAGGCATTTCTTACGGTGGCCCGTACTGGCAGTTTCACCAAGGCGGCCAATGAGCTGCATCTGTCGCCTTCTGCGCTGACGGTGCAGGTGCAACAACTGGAAGACTGGCTCGGCGTCGCCTTGCTCGACCGCAGCCCGCGCCACGTCAGCATCACCGTCGCCGGCCAGGAGGCCCGCGGGCCGATGGAAAAACTGCTGCTGGACCTGGACAACATCGTCAGCGGGTCCCGCGACCTGGCGGCGTTGCGCCGAGGCGTGGTGACCATCGCCGCCCTGCCCTCGGTCTGTGCCGGCAGCCTGCCGCCGGTGCTGCGCCTGTTTCGCGAGCGTTTTGCCGGAATCGAAGTACGCCTGCATGACCTGGTCGCCCATCGCATTCATGCCCAGGTACGTTCCGGCGAGGTGGATTTCGGCGTAGGTGTGCGCGCTCGGCTCAGCCACGGGCTGGAATTCGTGCCGGTGCTGAACGATCGCCTGTGTGCGTTCGTGCCGGTGGATCACCCCCTCACCCGCCATCGCCGACTGACCCTGGAGCAACTGGCGGACCAGCCGATCATCCTCACCGGCCGCGACAGCAGCGTGCGCGAGCAAGTGGATGCACTGTTCGATCAGACACGCCTGACGATGAACGCGGGCATGGAAGCCAACTACATGTCGACGGTATTGGCGCTGGTGCGCCAGGGGTTGGGGATCAGTGTGCTGCCGGAATCGGCGGCGGACAGCTTGGCGGGGTTGAAGCGCATGCCCATCGATCATCCCGGGGTGAACCGCGAGATCGGCTTGATCACTCGCAGCGGGATGGGCCTGAGCCCGGCGGCGCAGCGTTGTTTCGACTTGCTGAACGAACAACTGAATGTGGGAGGGGGCTTGCCCCCGATAGCAGAGTGTCAGTCACACATCAGTTGA
- a CDS encoding glutathione S-transferase family protein: protein MYKVYGDYKSGNCYKVKLMLSLLGIPYQWIDVDILKGDTQTAEFLAKNPNGKIPVLELEDGTCLWESNAILNFLADGSEFLPSEPRLRTQVLQWQFFEQYSHEPYIAVARFIQFYLGLPEDRLEEYKKLHKGGYKALKVMERQLQLTPYLVGEQFSIADVALYAYTHVANEGGFDLDAYPAVQAWLKRVASHPKHVAMLG from the coding sequence ATGTACAAGGTTTATGGCGATTACAAGTCGGGCAACTGCTACAAGGTCAAATTGATGCTCAGCCTACTGGGCATTCCCTACCAATGGATCGATGTGGACATCCTCAAGGGTGACACCCAGACCGCCGAGTTCCTGGCGAAGAACCCCAACGGCAAGATCCCCGTGCTGGAGCTGGAAGACGGCACCTGCCTGTGGGAATCCAACGCGATCCTCAACTTCCTTGCCGATGGCAGCGAGTTCCTGCCCAGCGAACCGCGCCTGCGTACCCAGGTGTTGCAGTGGCAGTTCTTCGAGCAGTACAGCCATGAGCCGTACATTGCGGTGGCGCGGTTTATCCAGTTTTACCTGGGCCTGCCCGAGGATCGCCTGGAGGAATACAAGAAGCTGCACAAAGGCGGTTACAAGGCGCTCAAGGTCATGGAACGCCAACTGCAACTGACGCCGTACCTGGTGGGCGAGCAGTTCTCCATCGCGGATGTGGCGTTGTATGCCTATACCCATGTGGCGAATGAGGGTGGTTTTGACTTGGACGCTTATCCGGCGGTGCAGGCTTGGTTGAAGAGGGTTGCCAGCCATCCCAAGCATGTGGCCATGCTCGGTTAA
- a CDS encoding aminotransferase-like domain-containing protein, with protein MAFSERVTRLKSSLIREILAAAQRPEVMSFAGGLPAEAMLPALNWDDMPLNIGQYGMSEGEPQLRELLAAEARALGVPCQACQVLVVSGSQQTLDLAAKLYIDKGTQILLEGPTYLAALQIFQLFGADCLTVPLEADGPDLAALRANLERHRPAFIYLIPTFQNPSAVRYSEAKREAVAALLDEFGVTLIEDEPYRELTFDGGSAKPIVGRLKKASWIYTGTVSKTLLPGLRVGYLIASPDLFPHLLKLKQSADLHTNRVGQWQAMQWIGTEHYQQHLAQLRSFYRERRDAFQSALERHFAELADWQVPQGGLFFWLTLKQPLDTRTLLAQALDQDVAFMPGEPFFSEPDRHLGSLRLNFSHIDPARLDEGLKRLAAVIRQAQHAQAA; from the coding sequence ATGGCCTTCTCTGAACGTGTTACGCGCCTCAAAAGCTCCCTGATCCGTGAAATCCTCGCGGCAGCCCAGCGTCCGGAAGTGATGTCGTTCGCCGGTGGCCTGCCGGCCGAAGCCATGCTGCCTGCCTTGAACTGGGACGACATGCCGCTGAACATCGGCCAATACGGCATGAGCGAAGGCGAACCGCAGCTGCGCGAACTGCTCGCCGCCGAGGCGCGTGCCCTGGGTGTACCGTGCCAGGCCTGCCAGGTGCTGGTGGTCAGCGGTTCCCAACAAACCCTGGACCTGGCGGCCAAGCTGTACATCGACAAGGGCACCCAGATTCTGTTGGAAGGGCCTACCTACCTGGCCGCGTTGCAGATCTTCCAACTGTTCGGCGCCGATTGCCTCACTGTGCCACTGGAAGCCGACGGCCCGGATCTGGCCGCGTTGCGTGCCAATCTTGAGCGCCATCGCCCGGCCTTCATCTACTTGATCCCAACGTTCCAGAACCCCTCGGCCGTGCGCTACAGCGAGGCCAAGCGCGAAGCCGTCGCCGCTTTGCTCGATGAGTTCGGCGTGACCCTGATCGAAGACGAACCCTACCGCGAGCTGACCTTCGACGGCGGCAGCGCCAAACCCATCGTCGGGCGCTTGAAAAAAGCCAGCTGGATCTACACCGGCACCGTGTCCAAGACCCTGTTGCCGGGGCTGCGCGTGGGCTACCTGATCGCCAGCCCGGATCTGTTCCCGCACCTGCTCAAGCTCAAGCAATCGGCGGACTTGCACACCAACCGCGTCGGCCAATGGCAGGCCATGCAGTGGATCGGCACGGAGCACTACCAGCAGCACCTGGCGCAACTGCGCAGCTTTTATCGCGAGCGCCGCGATGCTTTCCAGTCGGCGCTGGAGCGTCACTTCGCCGAGTTGGCCGACTGGCAGGTGCCCCAGGGCGGTTTATTCTTCTGGCTGACCTTGAAACAGCCGCTCGACACCCGCACCTTGTTGGCTCAAGCGCTCGACCAGGACGTTGCGTTCATGCCCGGTGAACCGTTCTTTTCCGAGCCCGACCGACACCTGGGTTCGTTGCGGCTCAATTTCAGCCACATCGACCCGGCCCGTTTGGATGAAGGTCTCAAGCGCCTGGCCGCGGTGATCCGTCAAGCACAGCACGCGCAAGCGGCATAA
- a CDS encoding MarR family winged helix-turn-helix transcriptional regulator: MLDLKNPTAQQAAMEAFFFGYQAFTAKADEMLERRGLSRVHQRIVFFIARYPALSVKELLELLGVSKQALNIPLRQLQEMHLVNSVASETDKRKRLLELTEEGLRFEQSLRREQVKLLQRAFSDAGEDAVVGWLAVNQALANQP, from the coding sequence ATGCTTGACCTTAAAAACCCCACCGCCCAGCAGGCCGCCATGGAAGCGTTCTTCTTCGGCTACCAGGCGTTTACCGCCAAAGCCGACGAAATGCTCGAGCGCCGTGGACTGAGCCGGGTGCACCAGCGCATCGTGTTTTTCATTGCGCGCTACCCGGCGTTGAGCGTCAAGGAACTGCTGGAACTGCTCGGCGTGAGCAAGCAGGCGCTGAACATACCGCTGCGTCAATTGCAGGAGATGCACCTGGTCAACAGCGTTGCGTCCGAGACAGACAAGCGCAAACGCCTGCTGGAGTTGACCGAGGAAGGCCTGCGTTTCGAGCAGTCACTGCGCCGCGAGCAGGTGAAGTTGCTGCAACGCGCCTTCAGTGACGCGGGCGAAGACGCGGTGGTTGGGTGGCTGGCGGTGAATCAGGCGCTCGCCAACCAACCCTGA
- a CDS encoding NCS2 family permease — translation MDSRKSEASTLDLAPSPNGWLERLFKLRLHGTTVKTELIAGLTTFITMAYIIFVNPNIMADAGIDHGAAFVATCIAAALGCLLMGLYANWPVGLAPGMGLNAFFTYTVVGTMGYTWQTALGAVFISGVLFMFLTLSRVREWLLNSIPVSLRHAMGAGVGLFLGVIGLKTAGIIVESPATLIKLGSLHEPAPLLAAVCFLLIAILSYHRVFGAILISIIAVTLAGWGLGLVHYNGFISTPPSLAPTWMAMDIAGVFNVSMISVVFAFLFVHMFDTAGTLMGVAQRAGLVNADGKIDNLSRALKADSASSVFGAMVGVPPVTSYVESAAGVAAGGRTGLTAVTVGVLFVAAMFFAPLAGMIPAYATAGALIYVAMLMMASMAHINWDEATDSIPAIVTAIMMPLTFSVADGIALGFITYVALKAGTGKYREISVSLWVLCAIFIAKFIFL, via the coding sequence GTGGATAGCCGCAAATCCGAAGCCTCGACGCTGGACCTTGCCCCCTCACCAAACGGCTGGCTGGAACGCCTGTTCAAACTGCGCTTGCATGGCACCACAGTGAAGACCGAGCTGATCGCCGGCCTCACCACCTTCATCACCATGGCCTACATCATCTTCGTCAACCCCAACATCATGGCCGACGCGGGCATCGATCACGGTGCGGCGTTCGTCGCCACCTGCATCGCCGCCGCACTCGGTTGCCTGTTGATGGGCCTGTACGCCAACTGGCCGGTGGGCCTGGCGCCAGGCATGGGTTTGAATGCGTTTTTCACCTACACCGTGGTCGGCACCATGGGCTACACCTGGCAGACCGCGCTCGGCGCCGTGTTTATCTCCGGCGTGCTGTTCATGTTCCTGACCCTGTCGCGGGTGCGTGAATGGCTGCTCAACAGCATCCCCGTGAGCCTGCGCCACGCCATGGGCGCCGGCGTCGGCCTGTTCCTCGGGGTGATCGGCCTGAAGACCGCCGGCATCATCGTCGAAAGCCCGGCGACCTTGATCAAGCTCGGTTCACTGCACGAGCCGGCGCCATTGCTGGCGGCGGTGTGCTTCCTGCTGATCGCCATCCTCAGCTACCACCGGGTTTTTGGCGCCATCCTGATCAGCATCATCGCCGTGACACTGGCCGGCTGGGGCCTGGGGCTGGTGCACTACAACGGCTTTATCTCCACGCCGCCGAGCCTGGCGCCGACCTGGATGGCGATGGATATAGCGGGTGTATTCAATGTCAGCATGATCAGCGTGGTATTTGCTTTTCTTTTTGTACACATGTTCGACACCGCAGGTACACTGATGGGCGTCGCGCAACGGGCCGGATTGGTCAATGCCGACGGCAAGATCGACAACCTGTCCCGCGCATTGAAGGCCGACAGTGCCTCCAGCGTGTTCGGTGCCATGGTCGGTGTTCCGCCGGTGACCAGCTACGTGGAAAGTGCTGCGGGCGTGGCCGCAGGTGGCCGTACCGGGTTGACGGCCGTCACCGTCGGCGTGCTGTTTGTAGCCGCGATGTTTTTTGCACCGCTGGCCGGGATGATTCCGGCCTATGCCACCGCAGGTGCGCTGATTTACGTGGCAATGCTGATGATGGCAAGCATGGCCCATATCAATTGGGATGAAGCCACCGACAGCATCCCGGCGATTGTCACCGCGATCATGATGCCGCTGACGTTCTCGGTCGCCGATGGGATTGCCCTGGGGTTTATCACCTACGTGGCCCTCAAGGCCGGTACCGGCAAGTACCGCGAGATTTCCGTCAGCTTGTGGGTACTGTGCGCGATTTTCATCGCGAAATTCATATTTCTATAA
- a CDS encoding LysE family translocator — MSLETWLLFSGAALVVILIPGPLSLLMISNSLNYGLRRSYPAFLGGVSASICLLSASALGLGALLLASEHLFSALKIVGALYLFYLAWQSWQQSRQPSQGADVPQAAPTPRFRALFGRAFVLGASNPKDILFFAAFLPQFLNSQQPFLAQLLIMIATWTVLDLLCKLAYGLSAHGAARYLRSGKGQGWFNRVSAGLFGGAGALSLLKS; from the coding sequence ATGAGTCTGGAAACCTGGTTGTTGTTCAGTGGCGCTGCATTGGTGGTTATCCTGATCCCCGGGCCGCTGTCGTTGTTGATGATCAGCAACAGCCTCAACTATGGCTTGCGCCGCTCCTACCCCGCCTTCCTCGGTGGCGTAAGCGCCTCGATCTGCCTGCTCAGCGCTTCAGCGCTGGGCCTGGGCGCCCTGCTGCTGGCCTCGGAACATCTGTTCAGCGCGCTGAAGATCGTCGGCGCGCTGTACCTGTTTTACCTTGCCTGGCAGAGTTGGCAGCAGTCGCGCCAGCCAAGCCAGGGCGCCGACGTCCCGCAGGCCGCGCCGACGCCACGCTTTCGCGCCCTGTTCGGGCGCGCGTTTGTGCTGGGCGCCAGCAACCCCAAGGACATCCTGTTCTTTGCCGCGTTCCTGCCGCAGTTTCTCAACAGCCAGCAGCCGTTCCTGGCGCAGTTGCTGATCATGATCGCCACCTGGACCGTGCTCGACCTGCTGTGCAAGCTGGCCTACGGCTTGAGTGCCCACGGCGCTGCGCGCTACCTGCGCAGTGGCAAGGGCCAGGGCTGGTTCAACCGGGTCAGCGCCGGGCTGTTCGGTGGCGCAGGCGCGCTGTCGTTGCTCAAGAGCTGA
- a CDS encoding dermonecrotic toxin domain-containing protein: protein MSSDPLNPTVSAPDTVPVETYDLDSPIQASEARDQAVRRLLTRRLNASAQPSRLINQWHLVNTRCIESSKALKRLIGRAPRLLRVIRFALQEAFGLDPDNLLFTEPTPPRPAQKVDSLTERALALFSDPSLPINLNQYTALSLKDDPARTLPFTALQALERVKGLGLMARLDNQVREYWQYLAYGSWLTRQARWVQLRKRLFIDAGFLAHQLDELSDAGWVLVQQVADAPSGEARKCAGGDWAGVRVSTVLWPGTFQTALAIPGALHLCREGAAQQAPHVIYLPGMARAFYEFSAWEQVQCGLTSLLNGALFSVLWQCLPLRRRHEACRGETRLARGAALTGDALQHSAIAVLDAQWDNELACALSINHATVAAPASPGRDTARFLRFIEKGRDRLAIAEHLGASLGTLLGWDATRRAAEIILGQLPSGLALRSREQQVERYEKRLMTLLDPQDPSRENTAYDALVTLNGQWQAQTDAVQALSLGPDERLLSPAFWLEHPDDRRNRTTLLLIAQREALLQEVQRLQHLKLMAEAPLQRLVEVLNKPQASDRNGSDTCVLRVLLGGEGMLGAFVVTTKQAHATPVRTQPVLLCVAGRFGGLAAFDNLETLSERLRASLGSRDGSPLWQCVGRDRRQALKTASDIKVTYEVLEEHVLHHGLTELINHYARLDQGLDQGSRLFSEVRDPALVRMLLAAEMREHLQVPAHDAVTEAMANLELLRFAAAQAKKLPAWLGQAQADQRNAYRRLQLHYLSSAQAFEAKLWRELPELEAFARKLLIAQLKLDGLYPEVDIDQPLLDMPDDVSAYFCGWTSQCAVGERDIKKVVSPQRTTFSLLQLALHNLDAQAPWTEWRLNRARYLAPQWQQRLNSRYLIKTLAALDIGGRYDTLIQQVFYPPASAPPALPGGLVDRVLRQQARMHVFSAAQQGLGAKAQSVFNTLMAAQAVADLNRNGHRLRLHFVRLCGHTLEHDRHIAGVLVTHDESTGLWLVYWPAAVDGPAIAEYTSREQAVAALNKAWATPANVKALAHRVAPGWETQAIASYPAAGSEGAMVATGGSRLVFAPVRGFYVLETVEAMARFIRSFKVKHRVPAVVVEDIQTQINEQIATAPKAWLDFSTTTASHALALLAHARMFEIQHRAQGRAVSARTLQAYRQERLGEQHAATLRGVLSFVPVIGLGVSLYEILLAARRFHHSRQPGDAVDLGFVTLLGFVDVLTAFIPGPKSARVTGVAATRASMRGALGRLHRRHGLVGGGLSALKPSTILPAKALERFRKDLPPSAAIELQGPGNRGTYVKGGEQFVLDDTHQYPVYRRQDDQVLRLKHPQDDVQNELILHIEEPGEWLLGADAPPAQPQPGPSTEMWRPWATTPSAQEWSPPSHAMLQEHVGRAAHLPGAGQGWGFDSRWVLTDLLPERGIFRVSGGEGERAFDVLRQDGRLFRLLPEGTNSSFQSIIFLTRNRALAPQAATDIHFWLGAGFSEQPIPATLGADGLWKARPVLFLEPLENTMGRVFPRMKELSRRFASERLIELADAGREVTASHLLTIRATLDDWLAPGAVGHTDDLLKMLRPTYSRRRLAFYIGYEGRSPGFTRMDFTLPAPLDPSWRVSTRENASARAQVVQAVIAQMLEQQGFVIRSIEKRMGGQYSVDYFCTHPKSNARYYVLTRWVKDSTVNLRSATSVQLTDEWFRRRSVARTYSEHMPEISRALNQNRLVKIIAGIQWTSRSNPTVFFVKFGGVSS, encoded by the coding sequence ATGAGCTCTGATCCCCTTAACCCCACAGTCTCAGCACCGGACACTGTCCCCGTCGAAACCTATGATCTCGACAGCCCCATTCAGGCCAGCGAGGCCCGTGATCAAGCCGTCCGCCGCTTGCTGACGCGCCGCCTCAACGCCTCTGCCCAGCCCAGCCGGTTGATCAACCAATGGCACCTCGTGAACACGCGCTGTATCGAATCTTCAAAGGCGCTCAAGCGTCTCATAGGCAGGGCGCCACGGCTGTTGCGGGTGATTCGTTTCGCGTTGCAGGAAGCCTTTGGCCTGGACCCGGACAACCTGCTGTTCACCGAGCCCACGCCGCCACGTCCCGCGCAGAAAGTCGACAGTCTGACCGAGCGCGCGCTGGCGTTGTTCAGCGATCCGTCCTTGCCGATCAACCTTAACCAGTACACCGCACTGAGCCTCAAGGACGACCCTGCGCGCACACTGCCTTTTACCGCCCTGCAGGCGCTGGAGCGGGTCAAGGGGCTGGGGTTGATGGCTCGGCTCGACAACCAGGTGCGTGAATATTGGCAGTATTTGGCGTACGGCTCGTGGTTGACGCGCCAGGCGCGCTGGGTTCAGTTGCGCAAGCGCTTGTTCATCGACGCGGGCTTCCTGGCGCACCAGCTGGATGAACTGTCGGATGCGGGTTGGGTATTGGTGCAGCAGGTGGCGGACGCGCCTTCCGGCGAGGCGCGCAAGTGCGCTGGCGGCGATTGGGCTGGCGTGCGCGTCAGCACAGTGCTGTGGCCCGGTACGTTTCAGACGGCGCTGGCCATTCCCGGCGCCCTGCACTTGTGCCGTGAGGGCGCGGCGCAGCAGGCGCCCCACGTGATCTATCTGCCAGGGATGGCCCGCGCATTCTATGAGTTCAGTGCATGGGAACAGGTGCAATGCGGTCTGACGAGCCTGCTGAACGGCGCGTTGTTCAGTGTCCTGTGGCAGTGCCTGCCGCTTCGCCGTCGCCACGAAGCCTGTCGCGGCGAGACGCGGTTGGCGCGTGGCGCTGCGCTGACCGGCGATGCCTTGCAGCACAGTGCAATCGCCGTGCTTGATGCGCAATGGGACAATGAACTGGCGTGTGCGTTGTCGATCAATCACGCGACGGTAGCGGCGCCGGCTTCACCGGGGCGTGACACGGCGCGCTTCCTGCGGTTTATCGAAAAAGGCCGGGACCGACTGGCGATCGCGGAGCACCTGGGCGCTTCCCTGGGGACCTTGTTGGGTTGGGATGCAACGCGGCGTGCGGCAGAAATCATCCTCGGCCAGCTGCCGTCCGGACTGGCCTTGCGCAGCCGCGAACAGCAGGTGGAGCGCTACGAAAAGCGTCTCATGACGCTGCTCGATCCACAGGACCCGAGCCGGGAGAACACGGCCTATGACGCATTGGTCACGCTCAATGGGCAATGGCAAGCACAGACTGATGCGGTGCAGGCCCTGTCACTCGGGCCAGATGAGCGCCTGCTGAGCCCGGCATTCTGGCTGGAACACCCAGACGACAGGCGCAACCGTACCACCTTGTTGTTGATCGCCCAGCGCGAGGCGTTGTTGCAGGAGGTGCAACGGTTGCAGCATTTGAAACTGATGGCCGAGGCGCCCTTGCAGCGCCTGGTCGAGGTGTTGAACAAGCCCCAGGCCAGCGATCGCAACGGCAGCGACACCTGCGTGCTGCGGGTGCTGTTGGGCGGCGAGGGGATGCTTGGGGCGTTCGTGGTGACGACGAAACAGGCCCACGCCACCCCGGTGCGGACGCAGCCGGTGCTGCTGTGTGTGGCCGGGCGCTTCGGCGGGCTGGCTGCATTCGACAACCTGGAGACGCTATCCGAGCGCCTGCGAGCCAGCCTGGGCAGTCGCGACGGCTCGCCCCTCTGGCAGTGCGTGGGGCGTGATCGGCGCCAGGCGCTGAAGACCGCGTCTGACATCAAGGTGACGTACGAAGTGCTTGAGGAACATGTGCTGCACCATGGGCTCACTGAACTGATCAACCACTACGCCAGGCTCGACCAGGGACTAGACCAGGGCTCGCGACTTTTCAGTGAAGTCCGCGACCCGGCGCTGGTCCGGATGCTGTTGGCCGCCGAGATGCGCGAGCACCTACAGGTGCCGGCGCATGACGCCGTGACCGAGGCTATGGCCAACCTGGAGCTGCTGCGGTTCGCCGCCGCCCAGGCGAAAAAACTGCCGGCATGGCTGGGCCAGGCGCAGGCCGATCAGCGCAATGCCTACCGACGATTACAGCTGCATTACCTGAGCAGTGCCCAGGCATTCGAAGCCAAGCTCTGGCGTGAATTGCCGGAGTTGGAGGCGTTCGCACGTAAGCTGCTGATCGCTCAATTGAAGCTGGATGGGTTGTACCCGGAGGTGGATATCGATCAGCCCTTGCTCGATATGCCCGATGACGTCAGCGCCTACTTCTGCGGGTGGACCAGCCAGTGCGCGGTGGGCGAGCGGGATATCAAGAAAGTCGTCAGTCCGCAACGCACTACATTCAGCCTGTTGCAGTTGGCCCTGCACAATCTGGATGCCCAGGCGCCCTGGACCGAATGGCGCTTGAACCGTGCGCGCTACCTGGCCCCGCAGTGGCAGCAGCGCTTGAATAGCCGTTACTTGATCAAGACCCTGGCAGCCCTGGATATCGGTGGGCGCTATGACACATTGATCCAGCAAGTGTTTTATCCGCCCGCTTCCGCGCCCCCAGCGTTGCCTGGTGGACTGGTTGACCGGGTGCTGCGCCAGCAGGCACGCATGCATGTATTTTCGGCGGCGCAGCAGGGCCTGGGTGCCAAGGCCCAGAGTGTGTTCAACACCCTGATGGCGGCGCAGGCGGTGGCCGATCTGAACCGCAATGGCCATCGCCTGCGACTGCACTTCGTGCGTCTGTGCGGCCATACCCTGGAACACGACCGGCATATCGCCGGGGTGCTGGTGACCCACGACGAATCGACAGGGTTGTGGCTGGTGTACTGGCCTGCCGCAGTGGACGGCCCGGCCATTGCCGAGTACACGAGCCGGGAGCAGGCTGTCGCTGCATTGAACAAGGCTTGGGCAACCCCGGCCAATGTGAAAGCCCTGGCCCATCGGGTGGCACCGGGGTGGGAGACGCAGGCCATCGCCAGTTACCCCGCCGCCGGCAGCGAGGGGGCGATGGTCGCCACGGGTGGCTCCAGGTTGGTGTTTGCCCCGGTGCGTGGTTTTTATGTGCTGGAAACGGTCGAGGCCATGGCTCGGTTCATTCGCTCGTTCAAGGTCAAACACCGCGTTCCGGCGGTGGTCGTGGAAGATATCCAGACGCAGATCAACGAACAGATCGCCACCGCCCCGAAAGCCTGGCTCGACTTCAGCACGACCACCGCCAGCCATGCGCTGGCCCTGCTGGCGCACGCGCGGATGTTCGAAATCCAGCACCGTGCACAGGGGCGAGCCGTATCGGCCAGGACATTGCAGGCCTACCGGCAAGAGCGCTTGGGCGAGCAACACGCGGCCACGTTGCGTGGGGTGCTGTCGTTCGTACCGGTGATCGGCCTGGGGGTCAGCCTTTACGAAATTCTGTTGGCGGCCAGGCGCTTTCATCACAGTCGCCAACCCGGTGATGCCGTGGACCTAGGGTTTGTCACACTGCTGGGCTTTGTGGATGTGCTGACCGCGTTCATTCCCGGGCCAAAAAGTGCGCGGGTGACAGGTGTGGCCGCCACGCGCGCGTCGATGCGCGGTGCCCTGGGCCGGCTGCACCGTCGTCATGGGTTGGTCGGCGGCGGGCTGTCTGCGCTCAAACCGTCGACGATCCTGCCGGCCAAGGCGTTGGAGCGTTTTCGCAAGGACCTGCCGCCAAGCGCAGCCATCGAGTTGCAGGGGCCGGGCAATCGGGGCACTTACGTCAAGGGTGGCGAGCAATTTGTGCTCGACGATACCCATCAATACCCGGTCTATCGACGCCAGGATGATCAGGTGCTGCGTCTCAAGCATCCGCAGGACGATGTGCAAAACGAGCTGATTCTGCACATCGAGGAACCCGGAGAGTGGCTGCTCGGCGCCGATGCTCCGCCAGCCCAGCCGCAGCCGGGGCCCAGTACCGAGATGTGGCGGCCCTGGGCCACAACCCCCAGCGCCCAGGAGTGGTCGCCGCCTTCTCATGCGATGCTGCAGGAACACGTGGGCCGCGCCGCTCATTTGCCAGGCGCGGGGCAGGGCTGGGGCTTCGATTCGCGCTGGGTGCTGACAGACCTGTTGCCCGAGCGCGGGATCTTCCGCGTGTCGGGCGGGGAGGGGGAGCGGGCCTTCGATGTGCTGCGCCAAGACGGGCGTTTGTTCCGGTTGCTGCCCGAGGGGACCAACTCTTCGTTCCAGAGCATTATCTTTCTCACCCGCAACCGGGCGCTGGCCCCTCAAGCGGCCACCGACATTCACTTCTGGTTGGGCGCAGGCTTCAGTGAGCAGCCGATTCCTGCGACGCTAGGCGCCGATGGCCTCTGGAAGGCGCGGCCGGTGCTGTTCCTGGAACCGCTGGAAAACACCATGGGCCGAGTGTTTCCGCGCATGAAGGAACTCAGTCGGCGCTTCGCCAGCGAGCGCTTGATCGAACTGGCTGACGCCGGTCGTGAGGTGACGGCCAGTCATCTGTTGACCATCCGCGCCACCCTGGACGACTGGCTCGCCCCCGGTGCCGTGGGCCACACCGATGACCTGTTGAAAATGTTGCGCCCCACCTACAGCCGGCGGCGCCTGGCTTTCTACATTGGCTATGAAGGCCGTTCACCGGGGTTTACACGCATGGACTTCACCCTGCCAGCGCCCCTCGATCCCTCCTGGCGCGTGAGCACCCGCGAAAACGCCAGTGCCAGAGCCCAGGTGGTGCAGGCGGTGATTGCCCAGATGCTGGAACAACAGGGGTTTGTCATCCGCTCGATTGAAAAGCGCATGGGCGGGCAGTACTCGGTGGATTACTTCTGCACGCACCCCAAATCCAACGCCAGGTACTACGTGCTCACGCGCTGGGTGAAGGACAGCACGGTCAACCTGCGGTCCGCCACCAGCGTGCAACTGACTGACGAATGGTTCAGGCGGCGCAGTGTGGCGCGCACTTATTCGGAGCATATGCCCGAGATCAGTCGGGCATTGAATCAGAACCGCCTGGTCAAGATCATTGCCGGTATCCAGTGGACATCGCGTTCCAACCCGACGGTGTTTTTCGTCAAGTTCGGCGGGGTCAGCTCTTGA
- the uraH gene encoding hydroxyisourate hydrolase → MGRLTTHVLDAAHGCPGSAIKVELYRVEGAQLELVATAQTNSDGRCDAPLLQGDDYRSGVYQLQFSAGDYYRARGVQLPEPAFLDVVVLRFGISAEQDHYHVPLLISPYSYSTYRGS, encoded by the coding sequence ATGGGACGCTTGACCACACACGTATTGGACGCCGCACATGGCTGCCCCGGCAGCGCAATCAAGGTTGAGCTGTACCGCGTCGAAGGCGCGCAGCTGGAACTGGTGGCCACCGCGCAGACCAACAGCGATGGCCGCTGCGACGCACCGCTGCTGCAAGGTGACGACTACCGCAGCGGCGTGTACCAATTGCAGTTCAGCGCCGGTGATTACTACCGCGCCCGTGGCGTGCAACTGCCGGAACCGGCCTTCCTGGATGTGGTAGTGCTGCGCTTCGGCATCAGCGCCGAGCAGGATCACTACCATGTCCCGCTGCTGATTTCGCCCTACAGCTACTCCACCTATCGCGGTAGCTGA